The genomic segment ATGGAACTGCGCGTCATCCACCAGATGCAGTTCGACAAGTATTTCCTGATCGTGTGGGACCTCGTGCGCCACGCGCAGGAAAGCGATATCTGGTACAACATCCGCGGCTCGGCGGCCGGCAGCATGGTCGCGTACTGCCTGGGCATCACCGCGCTCGATCCGGTGCGCCACAACCTGATCTTCGAGCGCTTCCTGAACCCCGGGCGTGTGACGATGCCCGACATCGACATGGACTTCCCCGATGACCGGCGCAGCGAGATGATCGAGTACGCAGTGCGCAAGTACGGCTCCGATCGCGTCGCGCAGATCATCACGTTCGGGACGCTGGGCGCCAAGGCGGCGATCCGCGACGTGGCGCGTGCCACCGGCGTCGAGTTGAGCGAAGCCGACCGCATCGCGCGCCTGGTGCCGTCCGGGCCCAAGATCCACCTGGCCGAGCAGTTGCAGGAAGGCGAGTTGGCCGCGCTGTATCAGAACGACGAGACGGTCAAAGCGCTGATTGACAAGGCGTTGAGCCTCGAAGGCATCTCGCGCCACGCCTCGACGCACGCGGCCGGCGTCGTGATCACCGACAAGCCGATCGTCGAGTACGTGCCTTTGCACCGGCCGACCAAGCAGAGCAGCGACGAAGGGCTTGGCATGGTGACCCAGTTCCAGATGAACGATCTGGAAGATCTGGGCCTGCTCAAGATGGACTTCCTCGGCCTGGCGACGCTGACCATCATGCGCCGCGCCGTGGACCTGATCGAGCAGACGCGCGGCGTGCGCGTCGATATCAGCCAGGTGCCGCTCGACGACCCGGCGATCTTCAGCCTGCTCTCCTCCGGCAACGTCGAAGGCGTATTCCAGGTGGAAAGCGCCGGCATGCGCAAAGTGCTGACCGGCCTGAAGCCGACGACCTTCGAGGACGTGTCGGCGACGATTGCGCTCTACCGCCCCGGCCCGATGCAGTTCATCGACTCGTTCATCGCGCGCAAGCACGGCCTGGCGCCGATCACCTACCGTCACCCCGACCTGGAACCGATCATGTGCGACACCTACGGCGCGCTGATCTATCAGGAACAGGTCATCCAGATCATGCGCGACCTCGCCGGCTACTCGGCGGGCGATGCCGATCTCGTGCGCCGTGCCGTTGGCAAGAAGAAGGAAGAAGAGCTCAAGAAGCACCGCGCCGGGTTCGTGAGCGGCGCGCAGCAGACCCGCCAGATCCCGGCGGAAATCGCCGAGCAGATTTGGGCCGACATCGAGTATTTCGCCAACTACGGCTTCAACAAGGCGCACAGCGCGGACTATGCGCTGGTGACGTGCCAGACGGCGTGGCTGAAGGCGCATGACCCGGTCGAGTACATGACCGCCCTGCTGAGCGTGGTGCGCGGCGACACCGAAAAGATCGTCGCGTATATCGCCGAGTGTGCGCGCCTGAAGATCGATGTGCAGCCGCCGAGCCTGAACGAGTCCGAGTTGGACTTCGGCATCGTATTCATGGACGGCAAGCCGTCGGGCATCCGCTTCGCGCTGGGCGCGGTCAAGAACGTGGGCGACGGCGTTGTGAACCTGATCGTGAACGAGCGGCGCGCGAACGGCCCGTTCAGGTCGATCGGCGACTTCGGTGAGCGGGTCGATCTGCGGCAGGTGAACAAGCGCGCGCTGGAATGCCTGGTCAAGGCCGGCGTGTTCGATGCCTTCGCGCGGCGCGAGCAGATGCTGGGCGTGGTCGACCGCATGGTCGAGTCGTCGCAGCGCAAGCATCACGCCGAGTCGATCGGGCAGCTCGACCTGTTCGGCGGGCAACTGGCAAACTCGTCGCTTTCGTTCGGCACGCTGCCCGATGTGCCGCCGCTGCCGCTCAAGGATGTGCTGAACTGGGAGAAGGAGTTGCTCGGCGTCTACGTGTCCGAGCACCCACTCAAGCGGATCATGCCGTACGTGGAGCGCAACGCCACGGCCACCGTCGGCCAGATCGACATGACACTCAACGGGCAGATGATCATCATCGCCGGGTTGGTCGCCTCGGCGCGCACGATCACCACCAAGAAGGGCGATCTGATGGCGTTCGTGCAACTGGAGGATTTGCAGGGTTCGATCGAGGTGACGGTCTTCCCCCGGCTGTACGCCAAAACGAAAGA from the Chloroflexota bacterium genome contains:
- a CDS encoding DNA polymerase III subunit alpha, which gives rise to MTDFVHLHCHSEYSLLDGLCRLKPLARHVKALGMPAVALTDHGVMFGAFEFYKTAQDAGIKPIVGCELYIARRDMHDRDPEADKKSHHLVVLAENETGWRNLLKIASAAQLEGFYYKPRVDHAYLAEHAEGLIALSACMSGEVIRSIEAGQASESRKLAAWHKEVFGPGRYYLELQHREGIPAIQEINQELIQIGRELDVPLVATNDVHYIKRADAATQELLLAIQTGALMSDTKRMRMEGQDYYVRTPDEMAALFSGVPDALSNTMAIAERCNLKLDNKDYHLPEFSVPDGFTIESYLRHIAEAGFARRFPNPSPELRERLEMELRVIHQMQFDKYFLIVWDLVRHAQESDIWYNIRGSAAGSMVAYCLGITALDPVRHNLIFERFLNPGRVTMPDIDMDFPDDRRSEMIEYAVRKYGSDRVAQIITFGTLGAKAAIRDVARATGVELSEADRIARLVPSGPKIHLAEQLQEGELAALYQNDETVKALIDKALSLEGISRHASTHAAGVVITDKPIVEYVPLHRPTKQSSDEGLGMVTQFQMNDLEDLGLLKMDFLGLATLTIMRRAVDLIEQTRGVRVDISQVPLDDPAIFSLLSSGNVEGVFQVESAGMRKVLTGLKPTTFEDVSATIALYRPGPMQFIDSFIARKHGLAPITYRHPDLEPIMCDTYGALIYQEQVIQIMRDLAGYSAGDADLVRRAVGKKKEEELKKHRAGFVSGAQQTRQIPAEIAEQIWADIEYFANYGFNKAHSADYALVTCQTAWLKAHDPVEYMTALLSVVRGDTEKIVAYIAECARLKIDVQPPSLNESELDFGIVFMDGKPSGIRFALGAVKNVGDGVVNLIVNERRANGPFRSIGDFGERVDLRQVNKRALECLVKAGVFDAFARREQMLGVVDRMVESSQRKHHAESIGQLDLFGGQLANSSLSFGTLPDVPPLPLKDVLNWEKELLGVYVSEHPLKRIMPYVERNATATVGQIDMTLNGQMIIIAGLVASARTITTKKGDLMAFVQLEDLQGSIEVTVFPRLYAKTKELWQPDTALVLRAKVEERDGKMKLLAESADLLPQEPSAPEAAAQVAEVTAELAAAPVLVANGNGHARQKRIVHYHLFVTIPRSGDHAQDIDKVRQAYDLLIATPGDDRFSLSTASQSGTVLLDFPNVTTKHSVQLQQKLVQLLGAGTVSVKSFEVSA